From Marivirga harenae, one genomic window encodes:
- the efp gene encoding elongation factor P has protein sequence MADTSDFKNGLCIEYNHDLFTIVEFQHVKPGKGPAFVRTKLKSLTTGKVLDNTFTSGHKVTTARIERRPHQFLYKDDIGMHFMDTETFEQISIPDEVIDNADLYKEGQEVEILIHAETEKPLSCELPPFVEMKVTYTEPGIKGDTATNATKPATVETGAEIKVPLFIDQDELIKVDTRTRSYAERVKK, from the coding sequence ATGGCAGATACTTCTGATTTTAAAAATGGTCTTTGCATAGAATATAACCATGACTTGTTCACAATCGTTGAATTTCAACACGTAAAGCCGGGTAAAGGCCCTGCGTTTGTACGGACAAAATTGAAAAGTCTTACCACCGGTAAAGTATTAGATAATACATTTACTTCAGGTCATAAGGTTACCACCGCAAGGATAGAACGAAGGCCACATCAATTTCTATATAAAGATGATATTGGTATGCACTTCATGGACACAGAAACTTTTGAACAAATTTCAATTCCAGACGAAGTGATAGATAATGCGGATTTATATAAAGAGGGACAAGAGGTTGAAATTTTGATTCATGCAGAAACAGAAAAACCACTAAGCTGCGAATTGCCTCCTTTTGTTGAGATGAAGGTAACTTATACCGAGCCAGGCATTAAAGGTGATACGGCTACCAATGCTACCAAGCCAGCAACTGTTGAAACTGGTGCAGAAATAAAAGTACCATTATTTATTGATCAAGATGAGCTTATAAAAGTGGATACAAGAACCCGTTCTTATGCGGAAAGGGTGAAAAAATAA
- the accC gene encoding acetyl-CoA carboxylase biotin carboxylase subunit, producing MFKKILIANRGEIALRIIRTCKEMGINTVAVYSTADKDSLHVRFADEAVCIGPAASKDSYLNIPNIISAAEITNADAIHPGYGFLSENAEFSKVCGEYGIKFIGADPEMISKMGDKATAKATMKAAGVPTIPGSEGLLESIEEGKKIAKDMGYPVILKATAGGGGKGMRIVNDEEGFKKAWDSARQEAGASFGNEGLYLEKFVEEPRHVEIQVVGDKNGKACHLSERDCSIQRRHQKLIEETPCPVMTDELRDAMGKAAIAGAEAVGYEGAGTIEFLLDKHNNFYFMEMNTRIQVEHPITEEVTDFDLIKEQIKVAAGITISGQNYFPHLCAMECRINAEDPANGFRPSPGKITNLHLPGGHGVRVDSHVYAGYTIPPFYDSMIAKLIVSGQSREEVMVRMKRALSEFVIEGVKTTIPFHIEMMDNEIFKSGNFTTKFLDDYDFTKLKSTK from the coding sequence GTGTTTAAAAAGATATTAATTGCCAATAGAGGTGAAATAGCTTTGCGAATCATCAGAACTTGCAAAGAGATGGGAATCAATACCGTGGCTGTATATTCTACTGCAGATAAAGACAGTTTACATGTGCGTTTTGCTGATGAAGCAGTATGCATAGGGCCTGCGGCTAGTAAGGATTCGTATTTGAATATTCCTAACATTATTTCTGCTGCGGAAATCACTAATGCAGATGCAATCCATCCTGGTTATGGATTTTTGTCTGAGAATGCCGAATTTTCAAAAGTTTGTGGGGAATATGGCATCAAATTCATTGGTGCTGATCCAGAGATGATCAGTAAAATGGGAGACAAAGCTACTGCTAAAGCTACTATGAAGGCTGCAGGCGTTCCTACTATTCCAGGCTCAGAAGGTTTGTTGGAATCTATTGAAGAAGGAAAAAAAATTGCTAAAGACATGGGGTATCCCGTTATACTAAAAGCCACTGCCGGTGGTGGAGGTAAAGGGATGCGTATTGTTAATGATGAAGAGGGGTTCAAGAAAGCTTGGGACTCTGCGCGTCAAGAAGCGGGAGCATCCTTTGGAAATGAGGGCCTTTATTTAGAAAAGTTCGTTGAGGAACCACGCCATGTTGAAATTCAAGTGGTTGGAGATAAAAACGGTAAAGCATGTCACCTTTCAGAAAGAGATTGTTCTATTCAGAGAAGACATCAAAAGTTGATAGAGGAGACTCCATGTCCAGTAATGACTGATGAATTGCGTGATGCCATGGGTAAAGCTGCAATAGCTGGTGCTGAAGCAGTAGGTTATGAAGGAGCGGGTACTATTGAATTCCTATTGGATAAGCATAACAATTTCTATTTCATGGAAATGAATACGCGTATTCAAGTGGAGCATCCTATTACTGAGGAAGTTACTGATTTTGACTTGATTAAAGAACAAATCAAAGTAGCTGCTGGAATAACGATATCAGGGCAGAATTACTTTCCGCACCTTTGTGCAATGGAATGTAGAATCAATGCCGAGGATCCTGCGAATGGCTTCAGACCTAGTCCAGGAAAGATTACAAACCTGCATTTGCCTGGCGGTCATGGCGTGAGAGTAGATAGTCATGTTTACGCTGGTTATACCATTCCACCTTTTTACGATTCAATGATTGCGAAATTGATTGTTTCAGGACAATCTAGAGAGGAAGTAATGGTTAGAATGAAACGTGCTTTGAGCGAATTTGTGATCGAAGGTGTCAAAACCACTATCCCATTTCATATAGAAATGATGGATAATGAGATTTTTAAATCTGGTAATTTCACCACCAAGTTTTTGGATGACTACGACTTCACTAAGTTGAAAAGTACCAAGTAA
- a CDS encoding beta-ketoacyl-ACP synthase III: MTKITAAITGVHGWVPDYVLTNKELETMVETNDEWITSRTGIKERRILKGENQGTSVIGTEAVKGLLEKTGNKAEDIDLLICATTTPDMLFPATANVISNNVGAINAFSYDLQAACSGFVFALATASQFIETGKYKKVVVVGADKMSSIIDYQDRQTCIIFGDGGGAVLLEPDTEGYGIKDSILHTDGSGEQFLHMKAGGSRKPATHETIDARQHYAYQEGSQVFKFAVTNMAEVAADIMAKNNLTSEDVAWLVPHQANKRIIDATANRMGVSSDKVMLNIHKYGNTTSGTIPLCLWEYEKQMKKGDNIILAAFGGGFTWGSVYIKWAYDS, translated from the coding sequence ATGACTAAAATAACTGCAGCTATTACCGGAGTTCATGGGTGGGTGCCTGATTACGTCTTGACCAACAAAGAGTTGGAGACAATGGTGGAAACCAATGATGAATGGATTACATCCCGTACCGGAATAAAAGAGAGAAGAATTCTTAAAGGGGAAAACCAAGGGACTTCTGTAATAGGAACTGAAGCTGTTAAAGGCTTACTGGAAAAAACGGGAAACAAGGCCGAGGATATAGATTTATTAATCTGTGCAACAACAACCCCTGATATGTTATTTCCAGCTACCGCCAATGTAATCAGTAATAATGTGGGAGCTATCAATGCTTTTAGTTACGACTTGCAAGCTGCTTGCTCGGGCTTCGTTTTCGCCTTAGCTACCGCTTCTCAATTCATAGAAACAGGTAAATATAAAAAAGTCGTAGTGGTTGGAGCTGATAAAATGTCTTCAATTATTGATTATCAAGATAGGCAGACATGCATTATTTTCGGAGACGGTGGAGGAGCAGTTTTGCTTGAACCAGACACCGAAGGCTATGGTATAAAAGATTCGATTTTACATACTGATGGCTCTGGAGAGCAATTTTTGCATATGAAAGCCGGTGGCAGTAGAAAACCAGCTACTCATGAAACAATAGATGCCCGTCAACATTATGCTTATCAAGAAGGCAGTCAGGTTTTTAAATTTGCCGTAACAAATATGGCGGAAGTTGCTGCTGATATAATGGCTAAAAATAATTTGACTTCTGAAGATGTAGCTTGGTTAGTTCCACATCAAGCCAATAAAAGAATTATTGACGCCACGGCTAATCGAATGGGTGTTAGTTCTGATAAAGTGATGTTGAATATCCATAAATATGGAAATACAACAAGCGGAACTATTCCATTATGCCTTTGGGAATACGAAAAACAAATGAAAAAAGGAGATAACATAATATTGGCTGCTTTTGGCGGGGGCTTCACATGGGGCTCTGTTTATATAAAATGGGCTTACGATTCTTAA
- the accB gene encoding acetyl-CoA carboxylase biotin carboxyl carrier protein, which yields MKAKEIQDLIDFISKSGLDEVNIETEEFKIKVKKNTEAKVVQAAAPAPQPTAAPAPAPSAAPAAPSSSGESAPASDDDKYVTIKSPMIGTFYRTPNPDNPAFVNVGDSVKAGDTVCIVEAMKLFNEIESDVSGKIVKILVDNATPVEYDQPLFLVDPS from the coding sequence ATGAAAGCGAAAGAGATTCAAGACCTAATTGATTTTATTTCTAAATCCGGATTGGATGAAGTGAATATAGAAACAGAAGAATTCAAAATTAAAGTTAAAAAGAATACCGAAGCAAAAGTCGTTCAAGCTGCAGCACCTGCACCTCAACCAACAGCAGCCCCTGCCCCTGCACCATCTGCCGCTCCAGCAGCTCCAAGCTCTAGTGGCGAAAGTGCTCCTGCTAGTGATGACGATAAATATGTTACAATTAAATCTCCAATGATTGGTACTTTTTATAGGACTCCTAATCCTGATAATCCTGCTTTTGTAAACGTAGGTGATTCAGTAAAAGCGGGAGATACCGTTTGTATCGTAGAAGCAATGAAGTTATTCAATGAAATTGAATCTGACGTTTCAGGTAAAATCGTAAAAATATTAGTGGATAATGCCACTCCTGTAGAATACGACCAGCCATTATTTTTAGTGGATCCTTCTTGA